In Nocardia yunnanensis, one DNA window encodes the following:
- the mycP gene encoding type VII secretion-associated serine protease mycosin translates to MVAAVPPTPGDVPKETTDLADRPAPPSPTELKVECGSEFGLKPGGVPRDEPLSQKVLDLPSAWQANTTATNRGAGQTIAVIDTGVSRHPRIDVQPGGDYVSGSDGTEDCDGHGTVVAGIIAAKPSADDALVGVAPDATILSIRQLSERYQAKDQNGGEKAPGSMSKQGYGPSSTLAAAVVRAVNLKAAIINISAAACTSADSSTGDDALGAAVRYAYERGVVVIAAAGNVDSGNGCNVQNTEQSNPAASWKSLSTIASPAWFSPYVLSVGWIGPDGTPSERSLHGPWVGVAAIGQDVLGFDSKTGGMVNTQGYDDKNKKWVGIQGTSFAAPYVAGLAALVRADHPEWDADPGTRARKIMNQIILTAHQPGTGRDDRVGAGMIDPVAALTTHFSDDVLTSVSPVLPNHTGSDTPVAFPTPQKPAGPPHLPRLVATIGTIVCLSALGIGLAVSIPFRRRRRDDELPDFD, encoded by the coding sequence ATGGTGGCCGCCGTTCCGCCGACACCCGGGGATGTTCCGAAGGAAACCACGGACCTGGCAGACCGGCCCGCGCCGCCGTCGCCCACCGAATTGAAGGTGGAATGCGGCAGCGAGTTCGGCCTCAAACCGGGCGGTGTGCCGCGCGACGAGCCGTTGTCGCAGAAGGTCCTCGACCTCCCCTCGGCCTGGCAGGCCAACACCACCGCCACGAATCGGGGTGCGGGCCAGACGATCGCGGTCATCGACACCGGTGTGAGTCGGCATCCACGGATCGATGTGCAGCCCGGCGGCGACTATGTCTCGGGCAGTGACGGCACCGAGGACTGTGACGGGCACGGAACCGTCGTCGCCGGCATCATCGCCGCCAAGCCCAGCGCCGACGACGCCTTGGTGGGGGTCGCGCCGGACGCGACGATTCTGTCCATCCGCCAGTTGAGCGAGCGCTATCAGGCCAAGGATCAGAACGGCGGCGAAAAGGCGCCGGGCAGCATGAGCAAGCAAGGGTACGGCCCGAGTTCGACGCTCGCCGCGGCCGTGGTGCGCGCGGTCAATCTGAAAGCCGCCATCATCAATATCTCCGCGGCCGCGTGCACGTCCGCGGATTCCTCGACCGGTGACGACGCGCTCGGGGCCGCCGTGCGCTACGCCTATGAACGGGGCGTCGTCGTGATCGCCGCGGCCGGCAATGTGGACTCGGGCAACGGCTGCAATGTCCAGAACACCGAGCAGTCCAATCCGGCCGCCAGCTGGAAGTCGTTGAGCACCATCGCGAGTCCGGCATGGTTCAGTCCGTATGTGCTGTCGGTCGGCTGGATCGGTCCCGACGGCACTCCGTCCGAGCGGTCTCTGCACGGTCCGTGGGTCGGAGTCGCCGCGATCGGACAGGATGTCCTCGGCTTCGACAGCAAGACCGGTGGCATGGTGAATACCCAGGGCTACGACGACAAGAACAAGAAATGGGTCGGCATCCAGGGCACCAGTTTCGCCGCCCCCTATGTGGCGGGCCTCGCGGCTCTGGTCCGGGCCGATCACCCGGAGTGGGACGCGGACCCGGGAACGCGCGCACGGAAGATCATGAACCAGATCATCCTCACCGCGCATCAGCCGGGTACCGGGCGCGACGACCGCGTCGGCGCGGGCATGATCGATCCCGTCGCCGCGCTCACCACGCACTTCTCCGATGACGTGCTCACCTCGGTCAGCCCGGTACTTCCCAACCACACCGGGTCGGACACGCCTGTCGCGTTCCCCACGCCCCAAAAGCCCGCCGGCCCACCGCATCTCCCGCGGCTGGTCGCCACGATCGGCACCATCGTCTGCCTGTCCGCGCTGGGAATCGGTCTCGCCGTGTCGATTCCGTTCCGGCGTCGCCGACGCGACGACGAGCTGCCCGACTTCGACTGA
- a CDS encoding MarR family transcriptional regulator, with the protein MNPAEVAVLAALHPDHTLTAAEIRRSSSLTGWRTRNALAGLESRGLILPSSPRGRWRISPRGRVALMTKGKRFA; encoded by the coding sequence ATGAATCCCGCCGAGGTCGCGGTCCTGGCCGCGCTGCATCCCGACCACACGCTGACCGCGGCGGAGATCCGCCGCTCGTCGAGCTTGACCGGCTGGCGAACCCGGAATGCCCTCGCCGGCCTCGAATCCCGTGGCCTGATCCTGCCCAGCAGCCCGCGTGGCCGTTGGCGGATCAGCCCCCGCGGCCGAGTCGCACTGATGACGAAGGGAAAACGCTTCGCCTAG
- the eccE gene encoding type VII secretion protein EccE, whose protein sequence is MRSDELWLLRNLPLRLVIPVALIGVAASLVAVALHTPWWAALVAGLVPALIGLAPVAGIPLGLRVGRWVAYRWKRAQRKSFDENALVDVPMPDGGSCGLRWDGTLLTTMLRIDPPPDTLTLLRRGSLSTDQLLPLNEIAACLRQYDVELHSVDVISTGTRTASNEAVISGYAASIAPLGRLYDEILGPLPAIAHRTMWLVLRLNPLANAKAVDNRGGGPEGALRSALVATRRVANRLAGHGITASVLTTSEMTTAIRELTRGTPVSEFTENPDNLEHDGVHLTSYQIDPQLFNSDGLAKIWAVRSLATTVTVRLQPVPEPNAKPGQPASVIEVDARVRYDTPYEHGEPPVAGLKELPRRQMWALMDILSYGTQEVRPSGYRGPVGVLTDIAMPTAGCGQLIGADASGSGIAVPLIGDGSRRIDIIAGLPLAQQVILRAIALGAGAVVHTARPGAWQAMVANVAAPHALSLASSVTHSSRGTAITGRLPNPAATVIVFDGVPASAPPGSATVVTIHETITADYHPDADVTIVQHPEAPRTITVRTPATMTTAQMVTTPQEQQYLSGSVTRR, encoded by the coding sequence CTGCGGTCCGACGAACTGTGGCTGCTCCGGAATCTCCCACTGCGACTGGTGATTCCGGTCGCGTTGATCGGCGTCGCCGCGTCGCTGGTCGCGGTCGCGCTGCACACGCCGTGGTGGGCCGCGCTGGTGGCCGGGCTGGTGCCCGCGCTCATCGGGTTGGCCCCGGTGGCCGGGATTCCCCTCGGGCTGCGAGTGGGCCGTTGGGTGGCCTACCGCTGGAAACGCGCGCAGCGCAAGAGTTTCGACGAGAACGCTCTGGTCGACGTCCCGATGCCCGACGGCGGCAGCTGCGGATTGCGCTGGGACGGAACACTGTTGACCACGATGCTGCGCATCGACCCGCCGCCGGACACCTTGACGCTGCTGCGTCGTGGCTCGTTGAGCACCGATCAGCTGTTGCCGCTCAACGAGATCGCGGCCTGTCTGCGGCAATACGATGTCGAGCTGCACTCGGTCGACGTCATCAGCACCGGAACCCGTACCGCCAGCAACGAGGCGGTGATCTCCGGTTACGCGGCCAGCATCGCGCCCCTGGGCCGGCTGTACGACGAGATCCTGGGCCCGCTGCCCGCCATCGCGCACCGCACCATGTGGCTGGTGCTGCGACTGAATCCGCTGGCCAACGCCAAGGCGGTCGACAACCGCGGCGGCGGCCCCGAAGGTGCGCTGCGGTCGGCGCTGGTCGCCACTCGCCGCGTCGCCAATCGCCTGGCCGGACACGGAATTACCGCCTCCGTGCTGACCACCTCGGAAATGACGACCGCGATCCGCGAGCTGACCCGCGGCACCCCGGTCAGCGAATTCACCGAGAACCCGGACAATCTGGAGCACGACGGGGTTCACCTGACGAGCTACCAGATCGATCCGCAGCTGTTCAATTCCGATGGCCTGGCCAAGATCTGGGCGGTCCGCAGCCTCGCCACCACGGTGACGGTGCGCCTGCAGCCGGTCCCCGAGCCGAACGCGAAACCCGGTCAGCCCGCGAGCGTCATCGAGGTGGACGCCCGGGTCCGCTACGACACGCCCTACGAACACGGTGAACCACCGGTCGCCGGGCTGAAAGAGCTGCCGCGCCGCCAGATGTGGGCCTTGATGGACATCCTGTCCTACGGCACCCAGGAGGTCCGCCCCAGCGGCTACCGGGGGCCCGTCGGAGTCCTCACCGACATCGCCATGCCGACCGCCGGTTGCGGTCAGCTGATCGGCGCGGACGCCTCGGGCAGCGGTATCGCGGTGCCGCTGATCGGTGACGGCTCGCGCCGCATCGACATCATCGCCGGCCTGCCGCTGGCCCAGCAGGTCATCCTCCGCGCCATCGCACTCGGGGCCGGCGCGGTCGTCCACACCGCCCGCCCCGGAGCCTGGCAGGCGATGGTCGCGAATGTCGCTGCCCCGCACGCCCTCTCGCTGGCGTCCTCCGTCACCCACAGCTCCCGGGGCACCGCCATCACGGGCCGACTACCCAACCCGGCGGCCACCGTCATCGTCTTCGACGGCGTCCCGGCCAGCGCTCCCCCGGGCTCGGCCACGGTGGTGACGATCCACGAAACCATCACCGCCGACTACCACCCCGACGCCGACGTGACGATCGTCCAGCACCCGGAGGCCCCGCGCACCATCACCGTGCGAACTCCCGCGACGATGACCACCGCCCAAATGGTGACCACGCCGCAGGAACAGCAGTACCTGAGCGGGAGCGTGACCCGGCGCTGA
- the eccA gene encoding type VII secretion AAA-ATPase EccA, giving the protein MIDTRQAQRAFDAGVLSLGLSIEGQESNRDLDYAKLAFQRATEWDPTMADAWLGRAAAGEITTDVLSNLYKCSTVSLGREQRRLGLGPRVLAGRFLPGLYIDYPLASFTEIHLAWASHLIAEKRFDEAEQVLDELEKHRRARASEPDFEIDTRIVKYVRGILHYNTQRWPDVMTVLAGSEGWEDPYLAAGAHVMVGTSCAQLGLFAEAIRRMEAAEAGPIPAARTAAMFCRGLCLREQGQADEAQSLFEKVYSQAPDFDANTAAMRDRTYRITLTTKEVIEARTDKWDPASAPSLEEKQAAEHEDRAKEILAQARAELDKQIGLTAVKTQVAKLQSSAQLAKIRAEKGLSSSARGQHLAFTGPPGTGKTTIARVVAKIYCGLGILKTDKVVETKRSDFVGQHLGSTAIKTDALIDTAMDGVLFIDEAYTLIQQGLSGGDAFGREAVDTLLARMENDRDRLVVIIAGYDGEIDRFLAANDGLASRFAKRLQFPSYTAEELGRIGQVVAAKRDSDLSEDALQALVATCEKLYNMESTDQSGAPRRGVDVAGNGRFIRNLIEAAEEEREFRLANDESIDLSDIDEAALMRIEGPDMKAALSTLLASLNLSSAAD; this is encoded by the coding sequence ATGATCGACACTCGCCAGGCACAACGCGCCTTCGATGCCGGTGTGCTGTCACTGGGGTTGAGCATCGAGGGCCAGGAGTCGAACCGGGACCTCGACTACGCGAAACTCGCCTTCCAGCGCGCCACCGAATGGGACCCGACCATGGCCGATGCCTGGCTGGGTCGCGCGGCTGCCGGTGAGATCACCACGGATGTTCTGTCCAACCTCTACAAGTGCAGCACGGTCTCGCTCGGGCGGGAACAGCGCCGGTTGGGGCTGGGACCGCGGGTGCTTGCTGGACGTTTTCTGCCGGGCCTCTACATCGACTATCCGCTGGCGAGTTTCACCGAGATCCACCTGGCGTGGGCCTCGCATCTGATCGCGGAGAAGCGCTTCGACGAGGCCGAGCAGGTGCTCGACGAGCTCGAAAAGCACCGTCGCGCGCGGGCTTCGGAACCCGATTTCGAGATCGACACGCGCATCGTCAAGTACGTGCGCGGCATCCTGCACTACAACACGCAGCGCTGGCCGGACGTGATGACCGTGCTGGCCGGGTCGGAGGGGTGGGAAGACCCGTATCTGGCCGCCGGCGCGCATGTGATGGTCGGCACATCTTGTGCGCAGCTGGGTCTGTTCGCCGAGGCGATTCGCCGCATGGAAGCCGCGGAGGCGGGCCCGATTCCGGCCGCGCGCACCGCGGCCATGTTCTGCCGCGGTCTGTGCCTGCGCGAGCAGGGTCAGGCCGACGAGGCGCAGTCGCTGTTCGAGAAGGTGTATTCGCAGGCGCCGGATTTCGACGCCAATACCGCGGCCATGCGCGATCGCACCTACCGGATCACCCTGACCACCAAGGAGGTGATCGAGGCCCGCACCGACAAGTGGGATCCGGCCTCGGCGCCTTCGCTGGAGGAGAAGCAGGCCGCCGAACACGAGGACCGCGCCAAGGAGATCCTGGCCCAGGCGCGCGCCGAGCTGGACAAGCAGATCGGCTTGACTGCGGTGAAAACGCAGGTCGCCAAGCTGCAGTCGAGTGCGCAACTGGCGAAAATCCGTGCGGAGAAGGGCCTTTCGAGCTCGGCGCGCGGTCAGCACCTCGCCTTCACCGGACCGCCCGGAACCGGTAAGACCACCATCGCGCGCGTGGTCGCCAAAATCTATTGCGGCCTGGGCATTCTCAAGACCGACAAGGTCGTCGAGACCAAGCGCTCCGACTTCGTCGGCCAGCATCTGGGCTCCACCGCCATCAAGACCGACGCCCTGATCGACACCGCCATGGACGGCGTGCTGTTCATCGACGAGGCGTACACCCTTATCCAGCAGGGACTTTCGGGCGGTGACGCGTTCGGCCGCGAGGCCGTGGACACACTGCTGGCCCGCATGGAGAACGACCGCGACCGCCTGGTGGTGATCATCGCCGGATACGACGGCGAGATCGACCGCTTCCTGGCCGCCAACGACGGCCTGGCCTCGCGGTTCGCCAAGCGCCTCCAGTTCCCGTCCTACACGGCGGAAGAACTGGGGCGGATCGGTCAGGTCGTTGCCGCCAAACGGGACTCGGACCTGTCCGAGGATGCCTTGCAGGCGCTGGTCGCGACCTGCGAGAAGCTCTACAACATGGAGAGCACCGACCAGAGCGGCGCGCCGCGGCGCGGTGTCGACGTGGCCGGCAACGGTCGCTTCATCCGAAACCTGATCGAGGCCGCCGAGGAAGAACGCGAGTTCCGGCTGGCCAACGACGAATCCATCGATCTGAGCGATATCGACGAAGCGGCGCTCATGCGGATCGAGGGTCCCGACATGAAGGCCGCGCTGAGCACCCTGCTCGCCTCGCTGAACCTATCGTCGGCCGCCGACTGA
- a CDS encoding ATP-binding protein, which translates to MRYFNTAGPCYPDLHYMLSAEERLPDARMYIEFGFYFVVHAPRQSGKTTALLGLARDLTAEGHFLALSISCETAEQFGDDFAGVENVLLSELRQKAERQQLPPELLPPDTWPDTAPGTRLKEGLTAWVSKCPRPLVLFFDEIDSLRGDGLLNVLRQLRAGFTQDRKQFVHSVVLCGLRDVRDYKAASGGDPKRLGTASPFNIKIKSIRIGDFDKVEMRQLFRQHTTETGQEFDDKAIDLAFDYTQGQPWLVNSLAWEIIGEMRVRDTITLDHVETAKERLILARATHLDSLIDKLTDPRVQRVLEPVITGEISALDTSFDDDVSYTRDLGLIAQGKQLRFANPIYQEVIVRVLGQRTESMITAEPSSFRFPDGRIDFPRLLREFTAFWIQHGDVLAARDNYHEAAAQLVLMAYLHRIVNGAGYVDREVGVGRGRIDLLVRQPYEESEGRRAEQREALELKVWADGRPDPLAQGLVQLDGYLDRLGLPTGVLVIFDRRTQAAPIADQTAFHQAHTASGRAVTVLRA; encoded by the coding sequence GTGAGGTACTTCAACACGGCGGGTCCGTGTTATCCGGACCTGCACTACATGTTGTCCGCCGAGGAGCGGCTGCCCGACGCTCGGATGTACATCGAGTTCGGGTTCTACTTCGTCGTCCATGCGCCCCGGCAATCGGGCAAGACCACCGCGCTGCTGGGGTTGGCGCGTGACCTGACCGCCGAGGGGCATTTCCTGGCGCTGTCGATCTCCTGCGAAACCGCGGAGCAATTCGGCGATGACTTCGCGGGCGTGGAGAACGTCCTGCTCAGCGAACTGCGCCAGAAGGCCGAACGTCAGCAGTTGCCGCCCGAGCTGTTGCCGCCCGACACGTGGCCAGATACCGCGCCCGGCACTCGTCTCAAAGAGGGCTTGACCGCCTGGGTGTCCAAGTGCCCGCGCCCGCTGGTGCTGTTCTTCGACGAGATCGACTCACTGCGCGGTGATGGTCTGCTCAATGTCCTGCGGCAACTGCGTGCGGGGTTCACGCAGGATCGCAAACAGTTCGTGCATTCGGTGGTGCTGTGCGGGCTGCGGGACGTGCGGGACTACAAGGCGGCTTCGGGCGGGGACCCGAAGCGGCTGGGGACGGCGAGCCCGTTCAACATCAAGATAAAATCGATCCGGATCGGCGACTTCGACAAGGTCGAAATGCGGCAGCTCTTCCGCCAGCACACCACCGAAACCGGGCAAGAGTTCGACGACAAGGCCATCGATCTCGCCTTCGACTACACCCAGGGTCAACCGTGGCTGGTCAACTCTCTCGCCTGGGAGATCATCGGCGAGATGCGGGTGCGCGACACGATCACTCTCGACCACGTCGAGACCGCCAAGGAGCGGCTGATCCTGGCGCGGGCCACCCATCTCGATTCACTGATCGACAAATTGACCGATCCACGAGTGCAACGGGTACTCGAACCCGTCATAACGGGTGAAATCTCCGCCCTGGACACCAGTTTCGACGACGATGTGTCCTACACGCGGGATCTGGGGCTGATCGCGCAGGGCAAGCAGCTGCGGTTCGCGAATCCGATCTACCAGGAGGTCATCGTCCGGGTTCTCGGTCAGCGCACCGAGTCGATGATCACCGCGGAACCCTCGAGCTTCCGTTTCCCCGACGGCCGGATCGACTTCCCGCGCCTCCTGCGGGAATTCACGGCGTTCTGGATACAACACGGCGACGTGCTCGCCGCCCGCGACAACTATCACGAAGCCGCCGCGCAACTGGTGTTGATGGCGTACCTGCACCGAATCGTCAACGGTGCGGGGTACGTTGACCGTGAAGTGGGCGTTGGCCGAGGTCGGATCGACCTGCTGGTGCGCCAGCCATACGAGGAGTCCGAAGGCCGACGCGCGGAACAACGCGAGGCACTGGAGTTGAAGGTCTGGGCCGACGGCCGCCCGGATCCCTTGGCGCAGGGCCTCGTTCAACTCGATGGCTACCTCGACCGCCTCGGCCTGCCGACCGGGGTCCTGGTGATCTTCGACCGCCGCACCCAGGCCGCCCCCATCGCCGACCAGACCGCCTTCCACCAGGCTCACACCGCGTCCGGCCGCGCCGTCACCGTGCTCCGCGCGTGA
- the eccD gene encoding type VII secretion integral membrane protein EccD — MTAQSIGGSRATEPELCRVSVIGGNTQLDVGLPANVPIAAFIGDLVRLIESRNPEPIGGEEGGTPLQSQHWTLAKLGRDMIAPSQTLNDAEIYDGELLVLRAVSAKEAPALFDDVIDAVSRLTAEEFQSWSPAAARWTGLVAGVAAVVFAVVLGLISRSGGDTWIAPPLLLGGAVAALVAAAIAMRKYADELTATVLTLCMLLLTFGGAALAVPGSLGSPHLMLGAAATLLLAIVGYRIIGAGAAVVSAVVTVVILAGVGAAVRMIWDAGVPKVAAGVLVTSIVVLSMVPRLAAMLARLPVPPVPTAGAAIDPADHEPRPTIEGIGAIGATVLPSAHGLGQRARTANQFQTGIVVGSAIGAVAGALGSADPLGSARWQGIALAVVISIILCLRGRSFADLTQASVLIASGCVTFVGLAVLLALSDNGMPLLSAGLLLAFAVGAVGFGVIGPHVEVTPVTRRFNEIFEYGLIVSIVPLVLWMMDVYSTARNI, encoded by the coding sequence GTGACAGCACAGTCGATCGGGGGCTCGCGCGCCACCGAACCCGAATTGTGCCGAGTGTCCGTCATCGGGGGGAATACCCAGCTCGACGTCGGTCTGCCGGCCAACGTGCCGATCGCCGCGTTCATCGGTGATCTGGTGCGTCTCATCGAATCCCGCAATCCGGAGCCGATCGGCGGTGAGGAGGGCGGCACGCCACTGCAATCGCAGCATTGGACACTGGCGAAATTGGGACGCGACATGATCGCGCCCAGCCAGACCCTCAACGACGCCGAGATCTACGACGGGGAATTGCTGGTGCTGCGGGCGGTTTCCGCCAAGGAAGCGCCGGCGCTGTTCGACGACGTGATCGACGCTGTGTCGAGGCTCACGGCCGAGGAGTTCCAGAGCTGGTCACCGGCCGCCGCGCGGTGGACGGGGCTGGTGGCGGGAGTGGCCGCTGTCGTGTTCGCGGTTGTCCTGGGCCTGATCTCGCGTTCGGGCGGGGATACGTGGATCGCGCCGCCGCTGCTGCTCGGCGGTGCGGTGGCCGCGCTGGTCGCCGCCGCGATCGCCATGCGCAAGTACGCCGACGAGTTGACCGCGACGGTGCTCACGCTGTGCATGCTGCTGCTCACCTTCGGCGGGGCGGCACTGGCGGTGCCCGGCTCGCTCGGCAGCCCGCACCTGATGCTCGGCGCGGCCGCCACCCTGCTGCTCGCCATCGTCGGCTACCGCATCATCGGAGCCGGCGCCGCGGTGGTGTCCGCGGTGGTCACCGTGGTGATCCTGGCCGGAGTCGGTGCGGCGGTCCGCATGATCTGGGATGCCGGAGTACCGAAAGTGGCTGCGGGCGTGCTGGTGACGTCGATCGTCGTGTTGTCGATGGTCCCGCGCCTGGCCGCCATGCTGGCGCGACTACCCGTGCCGCCGGTGCCCACCGCCGGCGCCGCCATCGATCCGGCCGACCATGAACCCCGCCCCACCATCGAAGGCATCGGCGCGATCGGCGCGACCGTGCTGCCCTCGGCGCACGGGCTCGGGCAGCGTGCCCGCACGGCCAATCAGTTCCAGACCGGCATCGTGGTCGGCAGCGCCATCGGCGCTGTCGCGGGTGCTCTCGGCTCGGCCGATCCGCTGGGCTCGGCCCGCTGGCAGGGCATCGCCCTCGCCGTCGTGATCTCGATCATTCTCTGCCTGCGCGGACGGTCGTTCGCCGATCTCACCCAGGCTTCCGTGCTCATCGCCAGTGGCTGCGTCACTTTCGTCGGCCTGGCGGTGCTGCTGGCGCTGTCGGACAACGGCATGCCGCTCCTTTCCGCCGGATTGCTGCTGGCATTCGCGGTGGGAGCCGTCGGATTCGGTGTCATCGGCCCGCATGTCGAGGTCACACCGGTGACACGGCGCTTCAACGAGATCTTCGAATACGGGCTCATCGTGTCGATCGTCCCGCTGGTGCTGTGGATGATGGACGTCTACTCGACGGCTCGGAACATATGA